In Thermospira aquatica, the following proteins share a genomic window:
- a CDS encoding TIM-barrel domain-containing protein, with protein MEKRHLVKRLTKSWSMWIGMRKDLFLVFGFWVMVFGLLAGCAEDIRSERFVSSKRMMLPAEFWGQNFSQTTGRFEKMERYGDGWEMKFERVSLVVRALEGTGWQLSWLTYRPMEHRPSYAVVGGRFVTNVMVEETRDTVSFIRGGERLLVAKREARIRWTKGTKDILVQKGGFRRRGESFCLTFGLDGRAVLGLAEKPSSLNLRGQSLTFYNRDTYKYQRGTDPLYLSVPFVLLWEPGSTVGVFLDNPAQSFWDLGAKDSRILGMGALEGETIVYLWEDRHPAGVIQAYTSLTGKPALPPLWAFGYQQSRFSYFPDRRVMEIATNFRVKNLPADVIYLDIDFMDGRRSFTYDTNRFSDPERLLRDLHQLGFKVVTIIDPGIAIRKGYMPYETGIKADVFVKRTNGMYAQGTVWPGICVFPDYTLPRAREWWGNLYRDFVRMGFDGFWNDMNEPSVFNGPDGSLERTALHDDFGRISPHSRVHNVYGLTMAQATYEGLERLVPQRRPFVLSRAGFAGIQRYAFVWTGDNSASWDHLKLNLSMVLNLGLSGVGLAGADIGGYTGTPSEELFIRWMQMGVFLPLVRNHTEQGTAPQEPWAFGERAEDIVRRYLFVRYRMIPLWYTLAYQASLTGLPLVRPLLWEGGPLSDEGFLVGRDVVVFPVLEKGQKEIRQELPEGIFVEWSSLRAYRSSFTWEVTLENIPVLVRVGSVIPLANLPQTALMEGKPLAEVLQTSDTRIRSTADLEELALWVVGGGSGGGELFWDDGVSQAYRQGQMKYILYRWEETEAGATLTGNVLSGRGGSSLPIRWIVIQPAREPASVELENKRVSFVFTNNTLVIPIGKENLYQDFVLNIFYKGGKR; from the coding sequence ATGGAGAAAAGGCATTTGGTTAAACGTTTAACTAAATCATGGAGCATGTGGATTGGGATGAGGAAAGACTTGTTTTTGGTGTTTGGTTTTTGGGTTATGGTGTTTGGGCTTTTAGCGGGATGTGCTGAGGATATACGTTCGGAGAGGTTTGTGTCATCGAAAAGGATGATGCTTCCCGCGGAGTTCTGGGGACAGAATTTTTCTCAAACGACCGGGCGTTTTGAAAAAATGGAGAGGTATGGGGATGGATGGGAGATGAAGTTTGAACGGGTATCGCTTGTTGTTCGTGCTCTCGAGGGGACGGGTTGGCAACTCTCATGGCTTACGTATCGGCCTATGGAGCATCGTCCCTCGTATGCTGTGGTAGGAGGGCGATTTGTTACCAATGTGATGGTAGAAGAGACGAGGGATACGGTGAGTTTTATTCGGGGAGGAGAGAGGCTTTTGGTAGCTAAGAGAGAGGCAAGGATCAGATGGACAAAGGGGACAAAGGATATTCTTGTGCAGAAAGGAGGTTTTCGCAGGCGAGGAGAAAGTTTTTGTCTTACCTTTGGACTGGATGGGCGGGCTGTTCTGGGTCTTGCGGAAAAACCGTCTTCTCTTAACCTGAGGGGGCAGTCTCTTACTTTTTATAATCGGGACACCTATAAGTATCAGCGGGGTACAGATCCTTTGTATCTGTCTGTACCTTTTGTTCTTTTGTGGGAGCCTGGTTCTACGGTGGGGGTTTTTCTTGACAATCCTGCGCAATCGTTTTGGGATCTTGGGGCGAAAGATAGCAGAATACTGGGAATGGGGGCTCTGGAAGGGGAGACTATTGTTTATCTCTGGGAAGATAGACATCCGGCAGGCGTGATTCAAGCGTATACCTCCCTTACCGGCAAGCCTGCTTTGCCTCCCCTCTGGGCATTTGGCTACCAGCAATCTCGTTTTAGTTACTTTCCTGACAGGCGGGTCATGGAGATTGCCACCAATTTTCGGGTAAAAAATTTGCCTGCGGATGTGATATACCTTGATATAGATTTTATGGACGGGAGAAGAAGCTTTACCTATGATACCAATCGGTTTTCCGATCCGGAGAGACTTTTGCGCGATCTTCATCAGTTGGGATTCAAAGTGGTTACTATTATCGATCCAGGTATAGCTATTCGCAAGGGGTATATGCCTTATGAAACGGGAATCAAGGCAGATGTGTTTGTCAAAAGGACAAATGGGATGTATGCCCAGGGTACTGTGTGGCCTGGAATTTGCGTGTTTCCTGATTATACGCTGCCGAGAGCACGAGAATGGTGGGGAAATCTCTATCGGGATTTTGTGAGGATGGGTTTTGACGGTTTCTGGAATGATATGAATGAACCGTCTGTTTTTAATGGCCCTGATGGGAGTCTGGAGAGAACAGCACTCCACGATGATTTTGGAAGGATAAGCCCACATTCGAGGGTGCATAATGTATATGGGCTTACCATGGCTCAGGCAACGTACGAGGGGCTGGAGAGGCTTGTTCCCCAGAGACGGCCGTTTGTTCTCTCGAGGGCAGGCTTTGCTGGTATCCAGCGGTATGCCTTTGTCTGGACGGGAGACAACAGTGCTTCATGGGATCACCTGAAGTTGAATCTCTCCATGGTCCTGAATCTGGGACTCAGTGGAGTTGGGTTGGCGGGGGCTGATATAGGGGGATATACGGGCACACCTTCGGAGGAGCTTTTCATCCGCTGGATGCAGATGGGCGTTTTTCTTCCTCTCGTGAGGAACCATACTGAACAGGGAACGGCGCCACAGGAGCCCTGGGCTTTTGGAGAGCGAGCAGAGGACATTGTGCGAAGGTATCTCTTTGTCCGCTACAGGATGATCCCTTTGTGGTATACACTTGCCTATCAAGCCTCTTTGACAGGACTTCCGCTGGTGCGCCCACTTTTGTGGGAGGGAGGGCCTCTCTCTGACGAGGGCTTTCTGGTCGGGAGAGACGTGGTGGTATTTCCTGTCCTGGAGAAAGGCCAAAAAGAGATTCGGCAAGAGCTCCCGGAAGGGATTTTTGTGGAATGGAGTTCTCTAAGGGCGTACCGTTCTTCGTTTACCTGGGAGGTTACACTTGAGAATATACCGGTGCTGGTTCGTGTAGGAAGTGTGATTCCTCTTGCCAATTTACCTCAAACTGCCTTAATGGAGGGAAAACCTCTGGCAGAGGTACTCCAGACATCTGATACAAGGATTCGTTCGACAGCAGATCTTGAGGAGCTGGCTCTCTGGGTAGTTGGTGGTGGCTCAGGGGGGGGAGAGCTTTTCTGGGATGATGGGGTTTCTCAAGCGTACCGGCAGGGACAGATGAAATATATCTTGTACCGGTGGGAAGAGACAGAAGCAGGTGCAACGCTTACGGGGAACGTATTGTCAGGTCGTGGTGGATCTTCTCTTCCCATCCGCTGGATTGTTATCCAGCCGGCTCGAGAGCCTGCTTCCGTAGAACTTGAAAACAAAAGGGTCTCGTTTGTCTTTACCAACAATACCTTAGTTATCCCGATAGGGAAAGAGAATCTCTACCAGGACTTTGTCCTGAACATTTTTTATAAAGGAGGAAAGAGATGA
- a CDS encoding 2-hydroxyacid dehydrogenase, whose product MGFKIAFFDSKPYDMESFDRFNQEYGFELRYFKEKLSDDTVFMAKGYDAVCLFVNDEVTSYVVDQLIAMGVKIIAMRCAGYNNVDLKAAYSRIHVVRVPAYSPYAVAEHALALMMTLNRKIHKAYTRVLDKNFTIQGLMGFDMHGKTVGVIGTGQIGQIMIQILKGLGMRVLAYDAFPRPEMAQNLGFVYVDLDTLYRESDIITLHCPLLPSTEYMINHEAISKMKDGVMIINTSRGKLIDTKALIEGLKSRKVGYAGLDVYEEEGDYFFEDYSTEVLDDDVLARLLTFNNVIVTSHQAFFTREAIDNIARTTLQNIQDFIDDKPLTNEICYRCGQDPSSCQKVKTGKCF is encoded by the coding sequence ATGGGTTTTAAGATCGCGTTTTTTGACTCCAAACCTTACGACATGGAGAGTTTTGATCGATTTAATCAGGAGTATGGTTTTGAACTTCGCTACTTCAAGGAAAAGCTCTCTGACGACACCGTCTTTATGGCAAAGGGATATGACGCGGTTTGTCTGTTTGTTAACGATGAGGTAACAAGCTACGTTGTGGACCAACTTATAGCTATGGGAGTCAAAATCATCGCCATGCGTTGTGCCGGTTACAACAATGTCGACCTCAAAGCGGCTTACAGCCGTATCCATGTTGTGCGTGTTCCAGCCTATTCCCCCTACGCGGTGGCCGAACATGCTCTAGCCTTGATGATGACACTGAATAGAAAGATCCACAAAGCGTATACCCGTGTGCTGGACAAAAACTTTACCATCCAGGGGCTTATGGGTTTTGATATGCATGGCAAAACCGTAGGTGTGATTGGGACAGGACAGATCGGTCAAATTATGATCCAGATTCTCAAGGGATTGGGAATGCGAGTATTAGCCTATGATGCCTTTCCCCGTCCTGAAATGGCTCAAAATCTTGGATTTGTCTATGTAGACTTAGATACCTTGTATCGTGAGTCGGACATCATCACCCTTCACTGTCCACTTCTTCCTTCAACGGAGTACATGATTAATCATGAGGCTATCAGCAAGATGAAAGATGGGGTGATGATCATCAATACCAGCCGCGGAAAGCTCATCGATACGAAGGCACTCATTGAGGGACTCAAGAGCCGTAAGGTGGGGTATGCAGGTCTTGATGTATACGAAGAGGAAGGCGATTACTTCTTTGAAGATTATTCCACAGAGGTTCTTGATGATGATGTGCTGGCAAGACTTCTCACATTCAACAATGTTATTGTCACCTCTCACCAGGCATTTTTTACCCGGGAAGCTATAGATAACATCGCCAGAACAACGCTTCAAAACATTCAAGATTTCATCGATGACAAACCTCTTACAAACGAGATATGTTATCGCTGTGGACAGGATCCCTCATCCTGCCAGAAAGTAAAGACAGGAAAGTGTTTTTAA
- a CDS encoding glycoside hydrolase family 13 protein: MKRVWLWLMVVFGFVGCFSRPTPQSGIEFESDLKTSIDVSKVYFNSRESFFKSPFGAVEENTPVRFRIQVKRGDVREVQFLLYRQEKSGTGGKKMIKSITNLPMKLLMTTNGLDIWEITYTPEKPMVYGYAFRLVRNERDILVYANNRRQVNVSYNSVQGTGGIGRIQGDRYPLPYTLTVYAKGFTMPSWTSNMVIYYIFPDRFRNGNPKNDPIVGKRLFYDRKPIEFHTNWWDPYPWVPGPADRNSGDDNEFCNDFYGGDLEGIIEKLDYLAELGVTVIYINPIFEAPSNHKYDTADYMKIDPAFGDLTTFRRLVAEAKKRGIRIILDTSLNHCGSDSVYMDRYGKYPTLGAFENEKIQKSSPYYEWFSFRPNFKKADDAYDQWANPTLATLQEVDSYKEFAYRGTNSVTRYWLREGASGWRMDVTPWKSDNFWREWRKAVKETDPEAFTIAEVWFDASFYFLGDMYDSTMNYLFRSAMIDLGNGSNVISPLETLEMMRENYPPQVFSRLMNLISSHDLPRMLYELGYKRYGQAGYENFKKRFQMVVAFQFAFPGAPTIYYGDEIGMTGGGDPFNRGPYPWKDTGAPYGDEEMIGFFKKLGKLRHELPVLSQGSLSYVYTNRHALVFERRLGSSLFYFALNNGDNVHVIACRELTGNFEDPLVRTNLVLGGELSLAPGEFRYLVKK; this comes from the coding sequence ATGAAACGTGTATGGTTGTGGTTGATGGTGGTGTTTGGGTTTGTCGGATGTTTTTCGAGGCCCACACCTCAATCTGGTATTGAGTTTGAGAGCGATCTGAAAACATCTATCGATGTCTCAAAGGTGTACTTTAACTCTCGAGAGAGTTTTTTTAAGTCTCCCTTTGGTGCGGTAGAGGAGAATACTCCTGTTCGTTTCCGTATCCAGGTGAAAAGGGGAGATGTCCGTGAGGTACAGTTTCTCCTCTATCGTCAGGAGAAGAGTGGAACAGGTGGGAAAAAGATGATCAAATCGATCACGAATCTGCCTATGAAGCTTCTCATGACAACAAATGGGCTGGATATCTGGGAGATTACGTACACACCGGAAAAACCTATGGTGTATGGGTATGCTTTTCGGTTGGTGAGAAATGAAAGGGATATTCTGGTTTATGCAAACAACCGTCGGCAGGTGAATGTTTCCTACAACTCGGTACAGGGAACGGGCGGCATAGGGCGTATTCAGGGTGATCGGTATCCTCTGCCTTATACGCTCACAGTGTACGCGAAGGGGTTTACGATGCCCTCCTGGACATCAAACATGGTGATCTACTATATTTTTCCGGATCGTTTTCGTAACGGCAATCCCAAAAATGATCCTATCGTGGGAAAAAGACTCTTCTACGATCGAAAACCGATAGAGTTTCATACGAACTGGTGGGATCCCTATCCTTGGGTACCAGGACCAGCTGACAGAAACAGTGGCGACGATAATGAGTTTTGTAACGACTTTTATGGTGGAGATCTGGAGGGTATTATTGAGAAGCTGGATTATCTTGCTGAGCTTGGGGTGACGGTGATTTACATTAATCCTATTTTTGAGGCTCCATCGAACCACAAGTATGATACCGCTGATTACATGAAGATTGATCCTGCCTTTGGGGATCTGACAACATTTAGGAGACTGGTGGCTGAAGCAAAAAAACGGGGTATTCGTATTATTCTGGACACATCCCTCAACCATTGTGGATCGGATTCTGTTTATATGGATCGCTATGGAAAATACCCCACGCTGGGGGCTTTTGAGAATGAAAAGATACAAAAGAGTTCTCCGTATTATGAGTGGTTTTCCTTCCGGCCAAACTTCAAAAAAGCCGATGATGCTTATGATCAGTGGGCAAATCCAACCTTGGCAACCCTTCAGGAGGTGGATAGTTACAAGGAGTTTGCCTATCGCGGCACAAACTCGGTAACTCGCTACTGGCTGCGTGAGGGGGCGAGTGGCTGGCGTATGGACGTTACGCCATGGAAGTCGGATAATTTCTGGCGAGAGTGGCGTAAGGCGGTGAAAGAAACCGATCCGGAGGCTTTTACCATTGCTGAGGTGTGGTTTGATGCTTCGTTTTACTTTTTGGGCGATATGTATGATTCTACGATGAACTATCTTTTCCGTTCGGCGATGATTGACCTCGGGAACGGATCTAATGTTATCAGTCCTCTTGAAACACTTGAGATGATGCGGGAAAATTATCCCCCTCAAGTTTTTTCTCGGCTGATGAATCTCATCTCGAGTCATGATCTTCCCCGTATGTTGTATGAGCTTGGGTACAAGCGTTATGGACAGGCAGGGTATGAAAACTTCAAGAAACGTTTTCAGATGGTGGTAGCGTTTCAATTTGCTTTTCCCGGGGCACCTACCATCTACTATGGAGATGAGATTGGGATGACGGGAGGAGGAGATCCCTTTAATCGTGGGCCTTATCCCTGGAAGGACACCGGGGCACCGTATGGTGATGAGGAGATGATAGGATTTTTCAAAAAACTTGGAAAACTTCGTCATGAGCTTCCCGTACTTTCCCAGGGGAGTCTTTCGTATGTGTATACCAACAGGCACGCCCTGGTATTTGAGAGGCGTCTTGGATCGAGTCTTTTTTACTTTGCTCTGAATAATGGAGACAACGTGCACGTTATTGCTTGTAGAGAACTTACAGGGAATTTTGAGGATCCGCTTGTTCGTACGAATCTTGTGCTTGGTGGGGAACTTTCGCTTGCTCCTGGTGAGTTTCGGTATCTGGTAAAAAAATAG
- the lpxB gene encoding lipid-A-disaccharide synthase, with amino-acid sequence MPVNRLFFSAGEVSGDIHAARLIKALKERLPQGEVVGLGGRFMALEGMELIDGDVSLFSTVGLTDSLRFYERKKKSYERATAYLNSHPVDGVVLVDNQGFNIPLARFCYEKGIPCVYYMPPHVSIWGRWNAPKLMEWCKHLFVSFPEDAKVYREYGNHVDYYGHPLAEEIRLFLAQSGHPEQKTVMIGLFPGSRYQEIENLLSEMLLAVKNMPQEWRVCLALSHPDYEQMIREQVVNHGLTKRVEFSYDARAVLFQSTVVVASSGTITLEAALFRKPVILGYRISPLSYLIGHLLLKEKLIGMPNILLHQKLFPELLQKDWNHRNILKWIEFFLSLSDEEKKRYDEAYDALWRLLLVEGGHDKLASHILSVFGLWDESSPSM; translated from the coding sequence GTGCCAGTGAATAGGCTTTTCTTTTCTGCGGGGGAGGTTTCGGGTGATATTCATGCCGCACGGTTGATCAAGGCTCTTAAAGAACGTCTTCCTCAGGGGGAAGTCGTAGGGCTCGGTGGGCGGTTTATGGCCCTTGAGGGCATGGAACTTATTGATGGAGATGTTTCTCTTTTTAGTACGGTGGGGCTTACCGATTCTCTTCGTTTTTATGAGAGGAAGAAAAAATCCTACGAGAGGGCTACGGCGTATCTAAATTCGCATCCTGTTGATGGGGTGGTGCTGGTGGACAATCAGGGTTTTAATATTCCCCTGGCCAGGTTTTGTTATGAGAAGGGTATTCCCTGTGTGTACTATATGCCACCCCACGTGTCTATCTGGGGACGCTGGAATGCCCCCAAACTCATGGAGTGGTGTAAGCATCTGTTTGTGAGTTTTCCGGAAGATGCAAAGGTCTATCGCGAGTACGGAAACCACGTTGATTACTATGGGCATCCCCTGGCAGAGGAGATCAGGCTTTTTCTTGCTCAGAGTGGTCATCCTGAACAGAAAACGGTAATGATAGGGCTTTTCCCGGGGAGCCGGTATCAGGAGATAGAAAATCTTCTTTCTGAGATGCTTCTTGCGGTGAAGAATATGCCTCAGGAGTGGAGGGTGTGTCTTGCCCTTTCTCACCCTGACTACGAACAAATGATACGCGAGCAGGTGGTTAATCATGGTTTGACGAAGCGAGTAGAGTTTTCCTATGATGCGAGGGCGGTTCTCTTTCAGTCGACTGTTGTGGTAGCTTCTTCTGGAACGATTACCCTCGAAGCGGCGCTCTTTCGTAAGCCAGTGATTCTAGGATACCGTATTTCCCCACTGTCGTATCTTATCGGCCATCTGTTACTCAAGGAGAAACTCATCGGGATGCCGAATATTCTCCTTCATCAAAAACTTTTTCCTGAACTTTTGCAGAAGGACTGGAATCATCGCAATATTCTTAAGTGGATTGAGTTTTTCTTGTCTCTTTCAGACGAAGAGAAGAAACGTTATGATGAGGCTTACGATGCGTTGTGGAGGCTGCTGCTTGTAGAAGGTGGGCACGACAAACTTGCCTCACACATCCTATCGGTTTTTGGATTATGGGACGAATCCTCGCCATCGATGTAG
- the ruvX gene encoding Holliday junction resolvase RuvX, producing MGRILAIDVGTKKIGLALSDPLRILASPWGSLQRDSFLWAKIVTLCKNEGVDLIVVGYVASDYYGTATRMVNEFVLELKKHISLPVEFQDESFSSQKAESYLRVKGKKKRCPREDRDSLAATQILWEYLDSRR from the coding sequence ATGGGACGAATCCTCGCCATCGATGTAGGAACCAAAAAGATAGGACTGGCTCTCTCTGATCCCTTGAGAATTCTTGCCTCACCGTGGGGTTCTCTCCAGCGGGATTCATTCCTCTGGGCAAAGATTGTCACTCTTTGCAAAAACGAAGGAGTGGATCTGATTGTTGTAGGTTATGTGGCATCGGATTATTACGGCACGGCTACGCGGATGGTCAATGAGTTTGTCTTAGAGCTTAAGAAGCATATTAGTCTGCCTGTTGAATTTCAGGATGAGTCTTTTTCTTCGCAGAAAGCGGAGAGTTATCTCCGTGTCAAAGGAAAAAAGAAGCGCTGTCCTCGAGAGGATCGCGATAGTCTTGCGGCAACGCAGATTCTCTGGGAGTATCTGGATAGCCGGAGGTAA
- a CDS encoding DUF1858 domain-containing protein, translating into MEKKLITADDTIFDIVSRYPEVKKRLLELSPRYENLNNPVIFNTVARLTTVRKAAAVGNIYLREMLYQLNDAIGLGEAYLEEEKRATAGLSLGFPMPESPQEKPSWWEKRQQFTLLDVREKPHPFQEITTAAEKLQPGEGLLVFQGFVPYPLIEYLKTKGFEIFYETEKAQVTIGIYKKEA; encoded by the coding sequence ATGGAAAAAAAACTCATTACCGCCGACGATACAATTTTTGATATTGTCAGCCGCTATCCAGAGGTCAAAAAACGGCTCCTTGAGCTTTCGCCAAGGTACGAAAACCTCAATAATCCTGTAATATTCAACACGGTTGCTCGTCTCACCACTGTGCGCAAGGCTGCTGCCGTTGGTAACATATATCTCCGGGAGATGCTCTATCAACTCAATGACGCCATCGGCTTAGGAGAAGCCTATCTCGAAGAAGAAAAAAGGGCCACTGCCGGACTCTCACTCGGATTTCCTATGCCCGAGTCCCCACAAGAAAAACCATCCTGGTGGGAAAAAAGACAACAATTTACCCTGCTCGATGTACGGGAAAAACCCCATCCGTTCCAGGAGATCACGACGGCAGCAGAAAAGCTTCAACCCGGAGAAGGGTTGTTAGTATTTCAGGGCTTTGTTCCCTATCCTCTGATAGAATACCTCAAAACAAAGGGATTTGAGATATTCTATGAAACCGAAAAAGCTCAGGTAACCATAGGAATCTACAAAAAGGAGGCATAA
- a CDS encoding LacI family DNA-binding transcriptional regulator yields MKRVTIKDIAREAKTSYVTVSHYLNKRDSKFSDDTAQRIEAAIKKLGYIPNRMARKLARKRSYTIGVVLPPLPPSASSKNLLRDNPFYTEFLSGVYSKAWEYDYDVLTTAMSVPEAVFEWIVGYQLDGVVLFTSGIARELVQLAEKREMKLDTVLVGLDHTEAPVQARVLIDDEDGTRQAVAYLVSQGHRRIGFATGEYTLSRVNAIRLMGYQKALEASGIPFDETMIFVDEVSLEGGMRIGKKIATFKPSQTPTAVVCVADILAIGIIKACVRVGRKIPADLSVVGFDDLVVSSLVEPELTTIRQDIVGRGETCVQVIEDFYQGKYHPETVLPVDLVIRQSVASISGHR; encoded by the coding sequence ATGAAGCGGGTAACGATTAAGGATATTGCCCGGGAGGCGAAGACCTCTTATGTCACGGTTTCGCACTATCTCAATAAGCGCGACTCAAAGTTTTCTGATGATACAGCACAACGGATTGAGGCGGCGATTAAAAAGCTTGGCTATATCCCCAATCGTATGGCAAGGAAGCTTGCCAGGAAGCGTTCCTATACGATAGGGGTGGTTCTCCCTCCCCTTCCTCCCTCTGCCTCTTCGAAAAATCTTTTGCGTGATAATCCCTTTTATACCGAGTTTCTCTCCGGAGTCTATTCAAAAGCCTGGGAGTACGATTACGATGTTTTAACGACGGCTATGTCCGTTCCTGAGGCGGTGTTTGAATGGATTGTGGGATACCAGCTGGATGGTGTGGTACTTTTTACCTCGGGGATAGCAAGAGAGCTTGTGCAACTTGCAGAGAAACGCGAAATGAAACTGGATACCGTGCTGGTAGGACTCGATCATACTGAGGCGCCAGTTCAGGCTCGGGTGCTTATCGATGACGAAGATGGGACGAGACAGGCAGTTGCTTATCTGGTTTCCCAGGGACACAGAAGGATTGGTTTTGCCACAGGAGAGTACACACTCTCACGTGTGAATGCGATTCGTTTGATGGGGTACCAGAAAGCGCTGGAGGCCAGTGGCATTCCGTTTGATGAGACGATGATTTTTGTCGATGAGGTTTCACTGGAAGGAGGGATGCGAATCGGTAAAAAAATAGCTACTTTTAAGCCTTCCCAGACCCCTACCGCAGTGGTGTGTGTTGCAGATATTCTGGCTATTGGGATCATCAAGGCTTGTGTCAGAGTGGGAAGAAAGATTCCAGCAGATCTCTCCGTGGTGGGATTTGATGATCTGGTGGTTTCTTCACTGGTAGAACCTGAGTTGACGACGATTCGTCAGGATATTGTTGGTCGAGGGGAAACCTGTGTCCAGGTGATTGAGGATTTCTATCAGGGGAAATATCACCCGGAGACGGTTCTCCCTGTCGATTTGGTGATACGTCAGTCGGTGGCAAGCATATCTGGGCATCGTTAA
- a CDS encoding DUF438 domain-containing protein has product MRGIELTPKQQETKEQIKIMMRGLKATTSQEELAKTKREFQTLLDQADPLVIAFAEQELASEGMSMEEFLQVCDIHLELFREKVQNPDLKVPDDHPIARFQQDHRIILQWMDKLRESIKEIANYDTWEEVKTKLPGVKDLLTKLMEAENHNIRQESALFPALEQKGIEKPPAIMWQEHTEMRQDKKALLKLFEQAEKVDFALWVNQMYQLSMRLYEKFLLHTQKEQNILYKVALEVLSQQDWINVKEATEEVGFFEISDRNV; this is encoded by the coding sequence ATGAGAGGTATAGAACTCACGCCAAAACAACAGGAAACAAAAGAACAGATCAAAATCATGATGCGGGGACTCAAAGCTACTACATCTCAGGAGGAGCTTGCAAAAACAAAGAGAGAATTTCAAACTCTCCTCGACCAGGCTGATCCTCTCGTGATTGCGTTCGCCGAACAGGAGCTCGCTTCTGAAGGAATGAGTATGGAAGAATTTCTCCAGGTCTGTGATATTCATCTGGAACTTTTCCGTGAAAAGGTACAGAATCCAGATTTGAAAGTCCCCGACGATCACCCCATCGCACGTTTTCAACAGGATCACCGCATTATTCTCCAATGGATGGACAAACTTCGAGAGTCTATCAAAGAGATAGCCAATTATGACACCTGGGAGGAAGTAAAAACCAAACTCCCCGGTGTAAAAGATCTTCTCACCAAACTGATGGAAGCAGAAAACCACAATATCCGCCAGGAGAGTGCCCTTTTTCCGGCATTGGAGCAAAAGGGTATAGAGAAACCTCCAGCCATCATGTGGCAGGAACACACCGAGATGCGTCAGGACAAGAAAGCTCTTCTCAAGCTTTTTGAACAGGCAGAAAAGGTCGATTTTGCCCTCTGGGTAAATCAAATGTATCAGCTTTCGATGCGCCTCTATGAAAAGTTTCTCCTCCATACCCAGAAAGAACAAAATATTCTCTACAAAGTAGCCCTTGAGGTTCTTTCACAACAAGACTGGATAAATGTCAAAGAGGCAACAGAAGAAGTCGGTTTTTTTGAAATTTCCGATAGAAATGTTTAA
- a CDS encoding PAS domain-containing protein → MNLHELPIETIEAIMDALPVDVSFVDAEDRVMFFNTPREGRIFPRTKMDLHRKVQNCHPPKSLPLVEKILQGFRDGSKKEARFWIDLHGRKILIEYFPVKSADGTYLGTLEVTRDITDIQKLEGERRLLDEENFK, encoded by the coding sequence ATGAATCTTCACGAACTACCAATTGAGACTATAGAGGCTATTATGGATGCGCTTCCTGTTGATGTCTCGTTTGTAGATGCCGAGGATAGGGTTATGTTTTTCAATACTCCCAGGGAAGGAAGGATATTTCCCCGAACAAAGATGGACCTTCATCGAAAAGTGCAAAATTGCCATCCCCCAAAAAGTCTCCCTCTTGTGGAAAAGATTCTTCAGGGTTTTCGTGATGGAAGCAAAAAGGAGGCTCGTTTCTGGATAGATCTCCATGGACGGAAAATTTTGATCGAGTATTTTCCCGTCAAAAGTGCTGATGGAACATACCTGGGAACGCTCGAGGTAACCCGCGATATCACCGACATCCAGAAGCTTGAAGGAGAAAGACGCTTGCTCGATGAAGAGAATTTTAAATAA